From the Kitasatospora viridis genome, one window contains:
- a CDS encoding SigE family RNA polymerase sigma factor: MSLALGLPTAGLPHRGRRVWRPTGVVRALFGAPEPAAALGEEPTEQPVAARRSGFRLLRGGRSESEPRPTLTELYHAHRLGLVRLAILLVDRQDIAEDVVQEAFAALFQKHGEQLEDVDNALGYLRTSVVNGSRSVLRRRKTARDYVPPHEADAASAEDHALLNDEHRRVVLALRELTDRQREVLVLRYYSDLSEAQIAEALGLSRGAVKSTASRALDALEKQLENVR; this comes from the coding sequence ATGTCGCTGGCACTGGGCCTGCCCACCGCAGGCCTGCCGCACCGTGGTCGTCGGGTCTGGCGGCCGACCGGCGTGGTGAGGGCGCTCTTCGGCGCGCCCGAGCCGGCCGCCGCGCTCGGTGAGGAGCCGACCGAGCAGCCGGTCGCCGCCCGCCGCTCCGGCTTCCGACTGTTGCGCGGCGGCCGGTCGGAGTCCGAGCCGCGCCCGACCCTCACCGAGCTCTACCACGCCCACCGGCTCGGCCTGGTGCGGCTGGCGATCCTGCTGGTGGACCGTCAGGACATCGCCGAGGACGTGGTGCAGGAGGCATTCGCCGCACTCTTCCAGAAGCACGGCGAACAGCTGGAGGACGTCGACAACGCCCTCGGCTACCTGCGCACCTCGGTGGTGAACGGCTCCCGCTCGGTGCTGCGCCGCCGCAAGACGGCGCGGGACTACGTGCCGCCGCACGAGGCCGACGCCGCCTCGGCCGAGGACCACGCCCTGCTCAACGACGAGCACCGCCGAGTGGTGCTCGCGCTGCGGGAGTTGACCGACCGCCAGCGCGAGGTGCTGGTGCTGCGCTACTACTCGGATCTGTCGGAGGCACAGATCGCCGAGGCGCTCGGACTCTCCCGAGGCGCCGTCAAGTCCACCGCGAGCCGGGCGCTCGACGCCCTGGAGAAGCAGCTGGAGAACGTCCGATGA